The Acidobacteriaceae bacterium nucleotide sequence TGTTGATCGTCGTCATTGCCTCACAGGTAGTTCTTACGCATCCTGCTGTCTTCGACTCCGGTCCATTTCGTCCGGAATGTACACCATCCCCCACGACAACGTCTCCAGTGGCACCCTTCGCGTCCTTGATATGGATGATCCCTTGTGATCCGTATGGACCGTTGTCGGGTCCGTTCAGGTGCATGGTAGCCCCCTTGGAATCACCAGAGTTTATGTCGTAGGTGCCGTCTTGAATTGGCCCGTGTGTGTAACCGCCACCCTCTCCGGCTGGAGCATGGACGGCCACGTTGTTGGCCGCAGGCCAAGACCCAACTGTCTTGCCATCGCTGGAAACAAGCGTGATTGTATGGGCTTGACCATCGAAGATAAGATCAGAAGGGTCGTGGCCATCTGGGTCAGCTTTGCTGAGCGGATTGTTGCCCACATAACCGTACAGGTTGAGCGATTGCGGATTATCGAGCGAGGAATAGGGTACAGCTTCTGGTTTGTCGGCCCAGTCTGGGCTCATCCACCTTCCCATGCTGGAGGCGTAGTACCTAGCCCCGAAGTAATCGAGCCCTGTTTCGGCATCACGTTCTTTGCCGGTGAACTTGTAATGCATTGACGTTGAACCATCAGGCAGTTCTTGCCCAAATGGAGTGAACTGTCCCATCCACAGGGGCCATCCTTCAGAACTAAGTTCTACCTGTGTTGTTCCAAGATGATCGTCAAGGTAGTAACGCATTGAGTCGAGGCCTGTGGACAACGTGGTGGGTGTGATCGCCGAGGCTAGCATCTGCCTGCCCCCTCAAGCACTTCTGATTAGCCTCTCAGCCGAATGAAAACCATTCTACCTGCACAGGTAGAAGGATTTCTGGGGTTGGTAAAAAATTATTTGGTCTCAACAGCAAATACGTAACTTGAGCCAAACATGTTCGATGTAAAAATTACATACTTTCCATCTGGGCTGAAACGCGCGTTAGGTTCATCACGTAGATAGTTGTTCTTTGAAAGATTTACCAGCCTTTCAGGTTTCAACCAACCAGCAAGACTGACCTCTTTGCCCGATACTTTATTGTTGAAGTCGAACCATGAGGCCATTTTAGGATCAGTGGCCGCGGTAGCATCTAACGGGATTGGCTTTAGTGTTTCAATCCACTGACGGCTCCACGGAGTCTTACCTTGAGTATTACTTCCTGCTGCTGGTAGCGCGGTATTTCGACCATCTCCACAGAACAGTGTGCCATCTTTTGATATGCCATAGTGTACGGATGACGCGACTTTATCTAAGTGGTAGAGCTTTCGCTGTCCCGACTGTACATCGTAACTGGCAAGATAAAAGTTCTTACCACTAGGCTTCTGTAGGTCATACCAGATTGTATGACCATCCGGCCCCCAAAATTCGTGGTTAACAGTCTCATTCGCGTCAGTTCGCTCATGCATCAATTTGTTTTGCGTGCCGTCGTACCTGATTGCCCAAATTCGGTCAACCTTGTCAGAAGGACCTTCATGGGCGTACATCAACGTATAAGGGTCAGTGGGTGAGAATTGGACATGATTTAGCCAATCGTGACCCTTCAAAATCATCTTTACTTCCCCGTAGCGATATTAACGGTGAAAATATCTTCGGGTAAATGAGCATCTAAGCGTTTCTGCATCGCAACAGTGTTGGTTTTTAGCTCAGAGTTTCGAGCGGTCTTTGATGCTAATAGTTCATCATGTGCTTCTCGCAATGCCTGCAACTTAAATGAATTGAAGTCGGGGGCATCACCTTCGAGAACGGTACCAGCCAGTAAGGTTTCGTTTGCATTAACTGTGGTCAGCACACCACGAATAGGGAGATCGGCTATACGCTTAATTTGCTTGGATTCAATATCTAAAACGTAAAGATGACTGTCACCGAATTTTTTGAAATAAAGATGCTGCCCATTTGGAGATAGAACGACTGCGGTAGTCTTCCCCTCTATGAGAGTTGTGGTTTCAAACGTTATCAAATCCACACGGTGAAGTCCTTTAGGAGAGCTATAGATCATTGCTTTCCCGTCAGCGGTGAAGGCGTTCAAGTTGAAGTAAAGTCCTTTTGATCCCGGCTCGTCACTGAGACGAATAACTTTGTGCCCAGTATCAGCGTCCGTCCATTGTTTTGGCGGAGCAGACTCGCTTGTAGACTTTTCAGTCTGTGCAAACATCAAGGGTGATGCAAGATGGCTTAAGCCCGTGATTGCGAATGCCACGAGTGCGATTCTCGAAGCAGAGTAGCTAATCTTCATATATCTCCTCCAGTGGAGTCGTTTGAGTTCTACGTTTAGACGTTAGTGAGCACATCTTAGGGGTCTAACCACCACATGGAGAATCTGTGTCACCCAGTCCATTCACCTTCGAGGCGTCGGTATCATCTGCATCAGAGCGTTGTTGTTGCTTATCCGCAGTATCTTCGTCAGACTGGATGTCTCGGCGTCCGATTGAGCGGCACTTGCGTCTGAAGCTGCAGCAGCCGCACTGCCGTTTCCTCCAAGATCGACTTGTTCCTGAGCATTATCGGCCTTGTCTTGAGCGTCGTCGGCCTTCTGTTGAGCATCATCCGCAGACTCAGCCGCTCCTTTGGCAGCATCCGCAGCATCATTGGCATCGGAATCAGCCTTGGCCTCTGTGACATGCGCTGCATTTGCGGAGTCAAACGCCTCCTGCTCAGCTTGTTTGTTTGCGTCTGATGTTTGCTTGTAAGCGCATCGGCCAACTGGGAAGCACTTTGATCCGTTGTCGCTATCTGTGCTGTTGCCTGACAGATCTGACAGATTTTCCAAAAT carries:
- a CDS encoding RHS repeat-associated core domain-containing protein — translated: MGQFTPFGQELPDGSTSMHYKFTGKERDAETGLDYFGARYYASSMGRWMSPDWADKPEAVPYSSLDNPQSLNLYGYVGNNPLSKADPDGHDPSDLIFDGQAHTITLVSSDGKTVGSWPAANNVAVHAPAGEGGGYTHGPIQDGTYDINSGDSKGATMHLNGPDNGPYGSQGIIHIKDAKGATGDVVVGDGVHSGRNGPESKTAGCVRTTCEAMTTINKTAKTDPLKTITVKNNKQNVDRWNKAKNTAAETPRPPAKKHGAQ
- a CDS encoding oligogalacturonate lyase family protein, whose amino-acid sequence is MILKGHDWLNHVQFSPTDPYTLMYAHEGPSDKVDRIWAIRYDGTQNKLMHERTDANETVNHEFWGPDGHTIWYDLQKPSGKNFYLASYDVQSGQRKLYHLDKVASSVHYGISKDGTLFCGDGRNTALPAAGSNTQGKTPWSRQWIETLKPIPLDATAATDPKMASWFDFNNKVSGKEVSLAGWLKPERLVNLSKNNYLRDEPNARFSPDGKYVIFTSNMFGSSYVFAVETK